In Campylobacter sp. VBCF_01 NA2, one DNA window encodes the following:
- a CDS encoding M48 family metallopeptidase: MKKLSLILAIFATIFLGGCASTTQGGAVGVNRTQLLTVSEAELDKAAASSYTQVISQAKSQKKLNTNAKQTKRVKTISNRLINQVGVFRPDARNWNWQVNVIEDPTVNAWCMPGGRIAVYTGIINKLSLTDGELAAVVGHEIAHALREHSRERASTESIKNLGISIGAQAAGLGDLGATGLAILGQYGFSLPFSRSHETEADIMGLELMARAGYNPNEAPNVWRKMAKLESGSKTPEFFSTHPGDETRIKNLEKTIPLVMPLYEQAKKGKK, translated from the coding sequence ATGAAAAAACTTTCCTTAATTTTGGCGATTTTCGCCACGATTTTTTTGGGCGGTTGTGCTAGCACGACCCAAGGCGGCGCTGTGGGGGTAAATCGCACCCAGCTACTCACGGTAAGTGAAGCCGAGCTTGACAAGGCAGCGGCAAGCTCATACACGCAAGTAATCAGCCAAGCAAAAAGCCAAAAAAAGCTAAACACCAACGCCAAACAAACCAAAAGGGTCAAAACAATCTCAAATAGATTGATTAACCAAGTAGGCGTTTTCAGACCAGATGCGCGCAACTGGAACTGGCAGGTAAATGTCATCGAAGATCCGACCGTAAATGCGTGGTGCATGCCAGGGGGTCGCATTGCCGTTTATACAGGCATTATCAATAAGCTTAGCCTAACTGATGGCGAGTTAGCAGCTGTCGTAGGACACGAGATCGCTCATGCTCTTCGCGAACACTCACGAGAGCGAGCCAGCACAGAGTCTATAAAAAACCTAGGCATTTCAATCGGCGCGCAAGCCGCTGGGCTAGGGGATTTGGGCGCGACTGGATTAGCGATTTTAGGTCAGTATGGATTTAGTCTGCCGTTTTCTCGCTCACACGAAACAGAGGCCGATATCATGGGCTTAGAGCTTATGGCGCGCGCTGGATACAATCCAAACGAAGCCCCAAATGTATGGCGCAAAATGGCGAAACTAGAAAGTGGTAGCAAAACGCCTGAGTTTTTCTCAACTCACCCAGGCGATGAAACCCGTATCAAAAACCTAGAAAAAACAATCCCGCTCGTCATGCCACTATACGAACAAGCCAAAAAAGGTAAAAAATAG
- a CDS encoding hemolysin family protein — MLLLAFVLIFLNAFFVLSEFALVKVRRSKLEEFVKDKVANASLALKMTNSIDTYLSACQIGITLASLALGWIGEPAVASLIRKPLASLNLGEASVHTVAVIIAFSIITTLHIVLGEQAPKLIAIAKSEKIVLWIARPLYCFWVLCLPAIKAFDFVASSVVRLFGIRAVKDSEVAHSEEEIKIIASESLKGGVLDSVETEIIKNAVDFGDTVAKEIMTPRKDMVCLDKNESYEDNYRVVLESKFTRFPYIDGGKDTVLGLIHIRDIMQQNGEKNFDKIVRKLIIVPENSPITKILSMMNKERIFAALVIDEYGGTAGFLTMEDIIEEIFGEIEDEYDDIEQNFTRIDDNTYEFKGRFEIENVEEIMEIAFDDETEQLTIGGYVFNLFGRLPENGDEISDENCDYTVLAMDGTSIASLRVKKKEN; from the coding sequence ATGTTACTTCTCGCTTTTGTTTTAATTTTTTTAAATGCTTTTTTTGTTTTATCTGAATTTGCCCTTGTTAAAGTTCGACGCTCAAAACTCGAAGAATTCGTCAAAGACAAGGTCGCAAACGCCTCACTCGCTCTAAAAATGACAAACTCAATCGATACCTACCTAAGCGCCTGCCAAATCGGCATTACGCTGGCTTCCCTCGCCCTTGGTTGGATAGGCGAGCCAGCCGTAGCTAGCCTAATCCGCAAGCCACTTGCTAGCCTAAATTTAGGCGAGGCTAGCGTGCATACCGTGGCTGTGATTATCGCGTTTAGTATCATTACGACACTGCATATCGTCCTAGGCGAGCAGGCCCCAAAACTAATCGCAATCGCAAAATCCGAAAAAATCGTGCTTTGGATAGCTAGACCGCTTTATTGTTTTTGGGTTTTGTGTCTGCCCGCGATTAAGGCATTTGATTTCGTCGCATCAAGCGTGGTTAGGCTCTTTGGAATCCGCGCGGTCAAAGATAGCGAGGTCGCCCACTCCGAAGAAGAGATCAAAATCATCGCTAGCGAAAGCCTAAAAGGCGGAGTGCTAGATAGCGTGGAGACCGAAATCATCAAAAACGCCGTGGATTTTGGCGATACTGTGGCAAAGGAGATTATGACTCCGCGCAAGGATATGGTCTGCCTGGATAAAAACGAAAGCTACGAGGATAATTACCGCGTAGTTTTGGAGTCGAAATTTACCCGCTTCCCATACATCGACGGAGGCAAAGACACGGTGCTAGGACTAATCCATATCCGCGATATCATGCAACAAAACGGCGAGAAAAATTTCGATAAAATCGTGCGCAAACTCATTATCGTGCCAGAAAACTCCCCGATAACGAAAATTTTATCAATGATGAATAAAGAGCGCATTTTCGCCGCCCTTGTCATCGACGAATACGGCGGAACGGCGGGGTTTTTGACCATGGAGGACATAATCGAGGAAATTTTTGGCGAAATCGAGGACGAATACGACGATATAGAGCAAAATTTCACCCGCATTGACGATAATACTTACGAATTTAAAGGTCGCTTCGAGATCGAAAATGTCGAGGAGATAATGGAAATCGCCTTTGACGACGAGACCGAGCAGCTCACGATCGGTGGATATGTCTTTAATCTCTTTGGTCGTTTGCCAGAAAATGGCGATGAGATAAGCGACGAAAACTGCGATTACACCGTGCTTGCGATGGACGGCACCTCGATAGCCTCGCTTAGGGTCAAGAAAAAAGAAAATTAA
- a CDS encoding thiol:disulfide interchange protein — MKKNLLVFILALLVGLGVGVYMMGGTNTHGDGGNGEFSAGEHYLVLDKPLSVDKGSFVTISSYACPFCYKYYQNVLPEILGEISATYEPFHMHAMGEFGVSVSKILAVARVLDKRENIAPNSPNSKFKKILFAYFESYHDKKERPSADMDEMKFLQTGFEAGGITREIYESELQNSEVLELLGLWDEGYDVALIQGVPAFVVGGKYLIKTDKITSTAEFANLINFLANKNE, encoded by the coding sequence ATGAAAAAAAATCTACTAGTTTTTATCCTCGCTCTGCTCGTTGGTTTGGGCGTTGGTGTGTATATGATGGGTGGGACTAACACTCACGGGGACGGCGGAAATGGCGAATTTAGCGCAGGCGAGCATTATTTGGTTTTGGATAAACCACTAAGTGTGGATAAGGGCAGTTTCGTGACGATTTCTAGCTATGCTTGTCCGTTTTGCTATAAATATTATCAAAATGTCCTGCCTGAAATTTTAGGCGAGATCTCGGCTACTTACGAGCCGTTTCACATGCACGCTATGGGCGAATTTGGCGTGAGTGTGAGTAAAATTTTGGCTGTGGCCAGAGTTTTGGATAAAAGAGAAAATATAGCCCCAAACTCGCCAAATTCGAAATTTAAGAAAATTTTATTTGCATATTTTGAGAGTTATCACGACAAAAAAGAGCGCCCGAGTGCCGATATGGACGAGATGAAATTTTTGCAAACAGGCTTTGAAGCAGGCGGGATCACGCGCGAAATTTACGAGAGCGAATTGCAAAATAGCGAAGTTTTGGAGCTACTTGGGCTTTGGGACGAGGGCTATGATGTCGCACTTATTCAGGGCGTGCCGGCCTTTGTGGTGGGTGGTAAATACCTCATAAAAACAGACAAAATAACTTCAACGGCTGAATTTGCGAATTTAATTAATTTTTTAGCGAATAAAAATGAGTAG
- the nikR gene encoding nickel-responsive transcriptional regulator NikR, with protein sequence MDNVIRFSVSLPEELFDELNSRVQSKGYPSRSEYIRDLIREKIVNDKWSDENSDSEGLGVICIAYSHHQSDLLENLIELEHHAKIDVVCTNHIHVDHDNCLETINVRGKMGEIEKFSAKIGGLKGVKFSQLVKIAITKA encoded by the coding sequence ATGGATAATGTAATCAGATTTAGCGTTTCACTGCCAGAGGAGCTATTTGACGAGCTAAACTCGCGCGTGCAAAGTAAGGGCTATCCTAGCAGGAGCGAGTATATCAGAGACCTAATCCGCGAGAAAATCGTAAATGATAAATGGAGCGATGAAAACAGCGACAGCGAGGGGCTTGGCGTGATTTGTATAGCGTATTCGCACCACCAAAGCGACCTGCTCGAAAACCTAATCGAGCTCGAACACCACGCTAAAATCGATGTTGTCTGCACGAACCATATCCATGTCGATCACGATAACTGCTTAGAGACCATAAATGTGCGTGGCAAAATGGGCGAAATCGAGAAATTTAGCGCCAAAATCGGCGGACTTAAAGGTGTGAAATTTTCGCAACTTGTCAAAATTGCAATTACGAAAGCGTGA